A window of Fragaria vesca subsp. vesca linkage group LG7, FraVesHawaii_1.0, whole genome shotgun sequence contains these coding sequences:
- the LOC101303160 gene encoding dihydrolipoyllysine-residue acetyltransferase component 1 of pyruvate dehydrogenase complex, mitochondrial-like, with protein MALSRLRYPVISRAPSLFRARLLSSSTRSLTRGSGVQNSIVGGDTTLLRPASLSMLTGVQYKFSYLKTWRGVKHYSTADPLYAVLDMPALSPTMSQGNIAKWRKKEGDKIAVGDVLCEIETDKATLEFESLEEGFLAKILVPEGSKDVPVGQPIAVTVEDQDEIQNIPANIGGGSEVKEDIPQNQKDGAQDTSSVGINTADLPPHIVVEMPALSPTMSQGNIAVWRKKEGDKIEVGDVLCEIETDKATLEFECLEEGYLAKILAPEGSKDVAVGQPIAVTVEDAADLETVKSSVSVGSSVKEEKPIHQDTKHESGAVKTTSVLRISPAAKMLILEHGLDKSSLRASGAHGTLLKGDVLAAIKSGIGSSKVSSKEKAPSSPQAHTKIASASADSRSLKQIDFEEFPNSQIRKVIATRLLESKQNIPHLYLSADVILDPLLSLRKDLKEQHNVKVSVNDIVIRAVAIALRNVPEANAYWDAEKGEAILCDSVDISIAVATDKGLMTPIVKNADQKTISAISSEVKELAEKARAGKLKPIEFQGGTFSISNLGMFPVDHFCAIINPPQASILAVGRGNKVVQPVIGSDGIERPAVVTKMNLTLSADHRVFDGKVGGSFLSALQSNFSDIRRLLL; from the exons ATGGCGCTCTCGCGGCTTCGATACCCTGTGATCTCACGCGCGCCGTCTCTCTTCCGAGCTCGGCTTCTCTCCTCCTCCACCAGATCACTCACTCG AGGTTCCGGTGTGCAGAATTCGATTGTGGGAGGTGATACAACTCTTTTAAG GCCTGCATCTTTGTCCATGCTCACCGGAGTCCAGTACAAATTTTCATATCTCAAG ACTTGGAGGGGTGTTAAGCATTACTCAACTGCAG ATCCTTTGTATGCTGTCCTTGATATGCCTGCTTTGTCTCCTACTATG AGTCAAGGAAACATTGCAAAATGGAGGAAGAAAGAGGGAGATAAG ATTGCAGTGGGTGATGTGCTGTGTGAAATTGAAACTGACAAAGCGACTCTTGAATTTGAAAGTCTTGAGGAAGG GTTTCTAGCCAAGATACTGGTACCTGAAGGCTCAAAGGATGTGCCTGTGGGACAACCTATTGCAGTAACG GTCGAGGATCAAGATGAAATCCAAAACATCCCTGCTAATATTGGGGGTGGATCTGAGGTGAAAGAGGACATACCACAAAATCAGAAAGATGGAGCACAAGATACAAGTTCTGTGGGGATAAACACAGCAGACCTTCCTCCTCACATTGTTGTTGAAATGCCAGCGTTGTCTCCAACAATG AGCCAAGGTAACATTGCTGTGTGGAGAAAGAAAGAAGGAGATAAG ATAGAAGTTGGTGATGTGTTGTGTGAGATAGAGACGGACAAAGCAACCCTTGAATTTGAATGCCTTGAAGAGGG ATATTTGGCTAAAATACTAGCACCTGAAGGCTCAAAAGATGTGGCTGTTGGCCAACCAATTGCAGTAACA GTTGAGGATGCAGCTGATTTGGAAACTGTAAAGAGTAGTGTCAGTGTTGGTTCAAGTGTCAAAGAAGAAAAACCCATCCATCAGGATACTAAACATGAAAGTGGAGCTGTAAAAACAACCAGCGTCTTAAGGATCAGTCCAGCAGCTAAGATGCTAATTCTAGAACATGGATTGGATAAATCGTCATTGAGGGCATCAGGTGCTCACGGGACACTACTGAAAGGTGATGTTTTAGCTGCAATAAAGTCAGGAATTGGATCTTCAAAAGTTTCATCTAAAGAGAAAGCACCTTCATCTCCTCAAGCACATACAAAGATAGCTTCAGCATCAGCAGATTCAAGGTCCTTAAAGCAGATAGATTTTGAAGAGTTTCCCAACAGTCAAATTCGCAAG GTGATAGCTACTAGGTTGCTGGAATCAAAACAAAACATACCACATTTGTACTTATCCGCAG ATGTTATACTGGATCCACTTCTTTCTCTTAGAAAGGATCTTAAAG AGCAGCATAATGTTAAAGTTTCAGTGAATGACATTGTCATTAGAGCTGTAGCTATTGCACTGAGAAATGTACCGGAAGCAAATG CTTACTGGGATGCTGAAAAAGGAGAAGCCATTCTTTGTGATTCTGTTGATATATCAATTGCTGTCGCTACCGACAAG GGTCTGATGACTCCGATTGTGAAAAATGCGGATCAGAAAACAATATCTGCAATCTCCTCAGAG GTCAAGGAGCTAGCTGAGAAGGCACGGGCAGGAAAGCTTAAGCCAATTGAATTCCAAGGAGGGACTTTCAG CATTTCAAATTTGGGGATGTTTCCGGTGGATCACTTCTGTGCAATTATAAATCCACCTCAG GCCAGTATCCTTGCTGTAGGCAGAGGCAACAAAGTTGTTCAACCAGTAATTGGGAGTGATG GAATTGAAAGGCCAGCAGTTGTCACAAAAATGAACTTGACATTATCAGCAGATCATCGTGTTTTTGATGGCAAAGTTGGAG GTTCATTCCTCTCAGCTTTACAATCAAACTTCAGTGACATCCGAAGACTTCTTTTGTAA